In Carcharodon carcharias isolate sCarCar2 chromosome 37, sCarCar2.pri, whole genome shotgun sequence, one genomic interval encodes:
- the fosl1a gene encoding fos-related antigen 1a — protein MFPGSYRGAGPYSSSPVPRPTQKYSMPPCGMGSVVPSLTTIASSQELQWMVQPTVITTSTSNLYPRTYPYPHPGVGPAPGTSGTSRAGVIRAMVPPLVGRRRREEEVSPEEEERKKLRRERNKLAAAKCRNRRRELTERLQVETDQLEDVKSGLQKEIADLQKEKDRLELILEAHHPICKIPDDSRGPSTSGMVRGLPARPKDLVAETAGCLSRPKPLKVPIRPIPEISVSKGSPEPEALHTPTLLRTPLVTPFTASLAFTYPSLPAYDPEPSAGPSGQGLGLFAPPEPCAAAHRRGSSSGDQSSDSLSSPTLVTL, from the exons ATGTTCCCAGGCAGCTACAGAGGCGCAGGGCCCTACAGCAGCTCCCCGGTCCCCAGGCCTACACAG AAGTACAGCATGCCCCCGTGTGGGATGGGCAGTGTGGTACCCTCACTCACCACCATCGCCAGCAGCCAGGAGCTCCAGTGGATGGTGCAGCCCACAGTCATCACCACCTCCACGTCGAACCTCTACCCAAGGACCTACCCTTACCCACACCCTGGGGTGGGCCCTGCCCCGGGCACCTCAGGCACCTCGCGGGCCGGGGTCATCAGGGCGATGGTGCCCCCTCTCGTGGGGAGACGGCGCAGAGAAGAGGAG GTGTcaccagaggaggaggagaggaagaaacTGCGAAGGGAGAGAAACAAACTGGCAGCAGCAAAGTGTCGGAACAGGAGGAGAGAGCTGACCGAGAGATTGCAGGTG GAAACGGACCAACTCGAGGACGTGAAGTCAGGCTTGCAGAAGGAAATTGCTGATCTGCAGAAGGAGAAGGACAGATTAGAGCTCATCCTGGAGGCTCATCATCCCATTTGCAAAATTCCGGACGATTCCAGGGGCCCCTCGACTTCGGGAATGGTCAGAGGTCTCCCGGCGAGGCCTAAGGACCTGGTTGCTGAGACAGCCGGCTGCCTTTCCAGGCCCAAGCCACTGAAAGTCCCCATCAGGCCTATCCCCGAGATCAGTGTGAGCAAGGGGAGCCCTGAGCCCGAGGCCTTGCACACGCCCACCCTCCTGCGGACCCCCTTGGTCACCCCCTTCACTGCCAGCCTGGCCTTCACCTACCCCAGCCTGCCGGCCTACGACCCGGAACCTTCCGCCGGCCCCTCGGGCCAGGGCCTGGGCCTCTTTGCCCCCCCGGAGCCGTGCGCCGCCGCCCATCGCCGTGGCAGCAGCAGCGGCGACCAATCGTCGGACTCGCTCAGCTCCCCGACCTTGGTGACCCTTTAG